A stretch of Procambarus clarkii isolate CNS0578487 chromosome 20, FALCON_Pclarkii_2.0, whole genome shotgun sequence DNA encodes these proteins:
- the LOC138366830 gene encoding surface antigen CRP170-like has product MQQCRRRNSAGDATVQEMQQCRRCNSAGDATVQEMQQCWRCNSAGDATVQETQQCRRRNSAGDATVQEMQQCRRCNSAGDATVQEMQQCRRRNSAGDATVQETQQCRRCNSAGDATVQEMQQCRRCNSAGDATVQEMQQCRRRNSAGDATVQEMQQCRRRNSAGDATVQETQQCRRCNSAGDATVQEMQQCRRCNSAGDATVQEMQQCRRCNSAGDATVQETQQCRRRNSAGDATVQETQQCRRCNSAGDATVQEMQQCRRCNSAGDATVQETQQCRRCNSAGDATVQETQQCRRRNSAGDATVQEMQQCRRCNSAGDATVQETQQCRRCNSAGDATVQEMQQCRRCNSAGDATVQEMQQCRRCNSAGHATVQDTQQCRRRNSAGDATVQEMQQCRKKVIEDQDQRNRMEGNYQEKSAKPSRLYSTGKWSG; this is encoded by the coding sequence ATGCAACAGTGCAGGAGACGCAACAGTGCAGGAGATGCAACAGTGCAGGAGATGCAACAGTGCAGGAGATGCAACAGTGCAGGAGATGCAACAGTGCAGGAGATGCAACAGTGCTGGAGATGCAACAGTGCAGGAGATGCAACAGTGCAGGAGACGCAACAGTGCAGGAGACGCAACAGTGCAGGAGATGCAACAGTGCAGGAGATGCAACAGTGCAGGAGATGCAACAGTGCAGGAGACGCAACAGTGCAGGAGATGCAACAGTGCAGGAGACGCAACAGTGCAGGAGATGCAACAGTGCAGGAGACGCAACAGTGCAGGAGATGCAACAGTGCAGGAGATGCAACAGTGCAGGAGATGCAACAGTGCAGGAGATGCAACAGTGCAGGAGATGCAACAGTGCAGGAGATGCAACAGTGCAGGAGACGCAACAGTGCAGGAGACGCAACAGTGCAGGAGATGCAACAGTGCAGGAGACGCAACAGTGCAGGAGATGCAACAGTGCAGGAGACGCAACAGTGCAGGAGATGCAACAGTGCAGGAGATGCAACAGTGCAGGAGATGCAACAGTGCAGGAGATGCAACAGTGCAGGAGATGCAACAGTGCAGGAGATGCAACAGTGCAGGAGATGCAACAGTGCAGGAGATGCAACAGTGCAGGAGACGCAACAGTGCAGGAGACGCAACAGTGCAGGAGACGCAACAGTGCAGGAGACGCAACAGTGCAGGAGATGCAACAGTGCAGGAGATGCAACAGTGCAGGAGATGCAACAGTGCAGGAGATGCAACAGTGCAGGAGATGCAACAGTGCAGGAGACGCAACAGTGCAGGAGATGCAACAGTGCAGGAGATGCAACAGTGCAGGAGACGCAACAGTGCAGGAGACGCAACAGTGCAGGAGATGCAACAGTGCAGGAGATGCAACAGTGCAGGAGATGCAACAGTGCAGGAGATGCAACAGTGCAGGAGACGCAACAGTGCAGGAGATGCAACAGTGCAGGAGATGCAACAGTGCAGGAGATGCAACAGTGCAGGAGATGCAACAGTGCAGGAGATGCAACAGTGCAGGAGATGCAACAGTGCAGGAGATGCAACAGTGCAGGACACGCAACAGTGCAGGACACGCAACAGTGCAGGAGACGCAACAGTGCAGGAGACGCAACAGTGCAGGAGATGCAACAGTGCAGGAAGAAAGTTATCGAAGACCAGGACCAGCGGAATAgaatggaagggaactatcaggaaaaaagcgccaagccatcacgactatacagcactgggaagtggtcaggataa